The following proteins are encoded in a genomic region of Ostrea edulis chromosome 7, xbOstEdul1.1, whole genome shotgun sequence:
- the LOC125653528 gene encoding uncharacterized protein LOC125653528 → MELSKQRTRTVVIALDGSSHSDYAFQWYNEHFRRPDDEVVLVHCSERHQAFHAAMGTADIQSVCNILSEEEETEEKLKTQFEKKLKSYGMSGSVKASYGKPGEVIITVANEVHASNIIVGSRGHGKMRRTFLGSVSDYVVHHSEVPVTVCRHKYHASHNTDH, encoded by the exons ATGGAGCTCAGTAAACAGCGGACTCGTACTGTGGTCATTGCTCTGGACGGCAGTTCTCACTCAGATTATGCATTTCAAT GGTACAATGAACACTTCAGGCGCCCTGATGATGAAGTTGTTCTGGTTCACTGCTCAGAGAGACACCAGGCTTTCCACGCAG CTATGGGAACGGCTGACATACAGTCAGTTTGTAATATTTTGtcggaagaagaagaaacagaagAGAAGTTAAAGACACAATTTGAAAAGAAACTGAAGTCATACGGG ATGTCTGGAAGCGTGAAAGCTTCCTATGGAAAGCCCGGTGAAGTCATCATTACTGTTGCTAATGAAGTACACGCCAGCAACATTATCGTTGGTAGCCGTGGACACGGGAAGATGCGTCGTACATTTCTGGGCAGTGTGAGTGATTACGTAGTACACCATTCGGAAGTACCCGTCACCGTGTGTCGTCACAAGTACCACGCCTCTCATAACACAGACCACTAG
- the LOC125655174 gene encoding universal stress protein Sll1388-like isoform X2 has protein sequence MGTSYSKITELTKRGTRIVVIAMDGSSHSDYAFEWYNEHFRRPEDEVVLVHCSDRIQALHAAMGTADIESICNILLEEEETEEKLKTQFEKKLKFHGIKGSVKTSDGNPGEVIINVAKEVHASNIIVGSRGLGMLRRTFLGSVSDYVVHHSEVPVTVCRHK, from the exons ATGGGGACCAGTTACTCCAA AATTACGGAGCTCACTAAAAGGGGGACTCGTATAGTGGTCATTGCTATGGACGGGAGTTCTCACTCAGATTATGCATTTGAAT GGTACAATGAACACTTCAGGCGCCCTGAAGATGAAGTTGTTCTGGTTCACTGCTCAGACAGAATCCAAGCTTTGCACGCAG CTATGGGAACGGCTGACATAGAGTCgatttgtaatattttgttggaagaagaagaaacagaagAGAAGTTAAAGACACAATTTGAAAAGAAGCTGAAATTTCACGGG ATAAAAGGAAGCGTGAAAACGTCCGATGGAAATCCTGGCGAAGTTATCATTAATGTTGCTAAAGAAGTACACGCCAGCAACATTATCGTCGGTAGCCGTGGACTTGGGATGTTACGTCGTACATTTCTGGGCAGTGTGAGTGATTACGTAGTACACCATTCGGAAGTACCCGTCACCGTGTGTCGTCACAAGTAA
- the LOC125655174 gene encoding uncharacterized protein LOC125655174 isoform X1 has product MGTSYSKYTRIQRETLGSGPLPHRFAKRRGPRTPSLRNHGRITELTKRGTRIVVIAMDGSSHSDYAFEWYNEHFRRPEDEVVLVHCSDRIQALHAAMGTADIESICNILLEEEETEEKLKTQFEKKLKFHGIKGSVKTSDGNPGEVIINVAKEVHASNIIVGSRGLGMLRRTFLGSVSDYVVHHSEVPVTVCRHK; this is encoded by the exons ATGGGGACCAGTTACTCCAA GTATACGCGGATACAGAGGGAGACCCTGGGGTCTGGACCCCTCCCACACAGATTTGCCAAGAGGCGAGGTCCTCGGAccccatctctgagaaatcacggGAG AATTACGGAGCTCACTAAAAGGGGGACTCGTATAGTGGTCATTGCTATGGACGGGAGTTCTCACTCAGATTATGCATTTGAAT GGTACAATGAACACTTCAGGCGCCCTGAAGATGAAGTTGTTCTGGTTCACTGCTCAGACAGAATCCAAGCTTTGCACGCAG CTATGGGAACGGCTGACATAGAGTCgatttgtaatattttgttggaagaagaagaaacagaagAGAAGTTAAAGACACAATTTGAAAAGAAGCTGAAATTTCACGGG ATAAAAGGAAGCGTGAAAACGTCCGATGGAAATCCTGGCGAAGTTATCATTAATGTTGCTAAAGAAGTACACGCCAGCAACATTATCGTCGGTAGCCGTGGACTTGGGATGTTACGTCGTACATTTCTGGGCAGTGTGAGTGATTACGTAGTACACCATTCGGAAGTACCCGTCACCGTGTGTCGTCACAAGTAA